A window of Pomacea canaliculata isolate SZHN2017 linkage group LG3, ASM307304v1, whole genome shotgun sequence contains these coding sequences:
- the LOC112559376 gene encoding uncharacterized protein LOC112559376 isoform X2 — MAVAATQACFQFCRTVCAKPAHINPALFTRCLSDSSHLVRFKIGSFEFCSPDPTGKACNPHPRPVVVLVGWLNAKKQHLEKFADLYRVKGFDVLTMDVSPIHIVRPTVGKKYAMELLEVLQKNDILASKSIVIHGFSIGAFIYTQLQLAFEKDPTTFLDVCQRMTGVVMDSPAYMDHMCQDGTEANYSHGKAREIERQSKSLLNQ, encoded by the exons aaaccagCCCACATCAATCCTGCACTGTTCACTCGATGTTTGTCAGACTCATCCCATCTGGTCAGATTCAAGATTGGTTCTTTCGAGTTCTGCTCTCCAGATCCCACTGGCAAAGCATGCAACCCTCATCCTCGACCAGTCGTTGTGCTGGTGGGCTGGCTTAATGCCAAGAAACAGCATCTAGAGAAGTTTGCTGACCTGTACCGTGTCAAAGGATTCGATGTCCTGACCATGGATGTCTCACCCATACACATTGTCCGGCCAACTGTAGGCAAAAAGTATGCCATGGAGCTGCTTGAGGTTCTTCAG AAAAATGATATCTTGGCTTCCAAATCAATTGTGATACATGGCTTCTCCATTGGCGCCTTCATCTACACACAACTTCAGCTTGCCTTCGAGAAGGATCCAACCACTTTCCTTGATGTCTGCCAGCGAATGACAGGGGTTGTTATGGACAGTCCTGCCTACATGGATCATATGTGTCAAG ATGGTACAGAAGCCAACTACTCGCATGGCAAAGCAAGGGAGATCGAAAGACAGTCAAAATCACTTCTTAACCAATGA
- the LOC112559376 gene encoding transmembrane protein 53-like isoform X1, translating to MAVAATQACFQFCRTVCAKPAHINPALFTRCLSDSSHLVRFKIGSFEFCSPDPTGKACNPHPRPVVVLVGWLNAKKQHLEKFADLYRVKGFDVLTMDVSPIHIVRPTVGKKYAMELLEVLQKNDILASKSIVIHGFSIGAFIYTQLQLAFEKDPTTFLDVCQRMTGVVMDSPAYMDHMCQGIADSASSVSIVRILINSSLRFYLRMFPKSVTFHYCEAERIFYSNTVPTLFLYSSADKISSTAVTERYIEAWRKKNLFVVGQKWHDSPHVGHLRKHPEEYSKALFFFLDRLNLGKIVQKTSS from the exons aaaccagCCCACATCAATCCTGCACTGTTCACTCGATGTTTGTCAGACTCATCCCATCTGGTCAGATTCAAGATTGGTTCTTTCGAGTTCTGCTCTCCAGATCCCACTGGCAAAGCATGCAACCCTCATCCTCGACCAGTCGTTGTGCTGGTGGGCTGGCTTAATGCCAAGAAACAGCATCTAGAGAAGTTTGCTGACCTGTACCGTGTCAAAGGATTCGATGTCCTGACCATGGATGTCTCACCCATACACATTGTCCGGCCAACTGTAGGCAAAAAGTATGCCATGGAGCTGCTTGAGGTTCTTCAG AAAAATGATATCTTGGCTTCCAAATCAATTGTGATACATGGCTTCTCCATTGGCGCCTTCATCTACACACAACTTCAGCTTGCCTTCGAGAAGGATCCAACCACTTTCCTTGATGTCTGCCAGCGAATGACAGGGGTTGTTATGGACAGTCCTGCCTACATGGATCATATGTGTCAAGGTATCGCAGACTCTGCCAGCAGTGTTTCCATTGTCCGCATCCTCATCAACAGCTCACTTCGATTCTACTTGCGTATGTTTCCCAAATCTGTAACATTTCACTATTGTGAAGCTGAACGGATATTTTACAGCAACACTGTCCCAACTCTCTTTCTGTACTCCTCGGCGGACAAAATCTCATCAACAGCAGTGACGGAGAGATACATAGAGGCCTGGCGCAAGAAGAACCTGTTTGTTGTTGGGCAAAAATGGCATGACTCGCCACATGTAGGACACCTACGTAAGCACCCAGAAGAATACTCAaaggctttgtttttttttctagaccgCCTAAATCTAGGCAAGATAGTACAAAAGACTTCTTCGTAG